The Laribacter hongkongensis DSM 14985 genome has a window encoding:
- a CDS encoding FUSC family protein → MHIWQARFWRRALSPYSIYRHYPVLHAVRVGLAYLLTVALVLGFDIPHGEWMSITVLIVMGSLPHLGSIFKKARQRAIGTAAGALAGILLIALFTKVAWLGYVLLVLAAAICGYLAIGPLGYIALIAGVTLTIIAGPGSTDMHAALWRSANIFAGGIVALTFARLLPQRATDHWRYLLADNLRECASLYNRLATLDLPSSKLMQALLEPLNKRLVMQRTLFAAVLDETGFPKRDLEQIQRTQRSMIELLELLADALAHAEPQQLQAQSAVWYPATRHTLTLLRTTAHALKFDRQDRLFRVALPLPESRTPPGQASGDIHAAGFAWLNLQARRQATEISLLLRQNVGHWISRSAQPLWTVGTSGNQKP, encoded by the coding sequence GTGCACATCTGGCAAGCGCGCTTCTGGCGCCGGGCACTGTCCCCCTATTCGATCTACCGTCATTATCCGGTCCTGCACGCAGTCCGGGTCGGACTGGCGTACCTGCTGACGGTTGCACTGGTCCTCGGCTTTGACATCCCGCACGGCGAATGGATGTCGATCACCGTGCTGATCGTCATGGGCTCGCTGCCGCATCTGGGCAGCATTTTCAAGAAGGCACGCCAGCGTGCCATCGGCACGGCTGCCGGCGCACTGGCGGGCATCCTGCTGATTGCCCTCTTCACCAAAGTGGCCTGGCTCGGCTACGTGCTGCTGGTGCTGGCCGCGGCGATATGCGGCTATCTCGCCATTGGTCCGCTGGGCTACATCGCCCTGATTGCCGGCGTGACGCTGACCATCATCGCCGGACCGGGCAGCACCGACATGCACGCTGCGCTGTGGCGTTCGGCCAATATCTTTGCCGGCGGCATCGTGGCGCTGACCTTTGCCCGCCTGCTGCCGCAGCGGGCCACCGACCACTGGCGCTACCTGCTGGCAGACAACCTGCGTGAATGCGCCAGCCTCTACAACCGGCTGGCGACCCTCGACCTGCCCTCGTCCAAACTGATGCAGGCCTTGCTGGAGCCGCTGAACAAGCGGCTGGTGATGCAGCGCACCCTGTTTGCTGCCGTGCTCGACGAAACCGGGTTCCCCAAACGGGATCTCGAGCAGATCCAGCGCACCCAGCGCAGCATGATCGAACTGCTGGAACTGCTGGCCGATGCGCTGGCCCACGCCGAACCGCAGCAATTGCAGGCGCAGTCTGCCGTCTGGTATCCCGCCACCCGCCACACGCTGACCCTGCTGCGTACCACGGCACATGCGCTGAAGTTCGACCGGCAGGACCGCCTGTTCCGCGTCGCCCTGCCCCTGCCGGAATCACGGACGCCGCCCGGGCAGGCCTCCGGCGACATCCACGCTGCCGGCTTTGCCTGGCTCAACCTCCAGGCTCGTCGCCAGGCCACCGAGATCAGCCTGCTGCTGCGCCAGAATGTCGGTCACTGGATCAGCCGGTCGGCGCAGCCGCTCTGGACCGTTGGTACCTCTGGCAATCAAAAGCCGTAA
- a CDS encoding amino acid permease yields the protein MNASLTRYDMEWVLTLFGTAIGAGILFLPIQAGLGGIWPMIILTVIIFPLTYYSHRGITRLVASNETATDITGVVEQDLGRNAGFIVSILYFLSIITICVGYATGVTNIVSSFLENQLGMDSISRPILTGILLTGLTGVILAGEKVVVKVTSIMVYPLIAILFALSLYMIPYWNFSMFTAPFDGGLVAKNLLLTFPVLVFAMNFSPICSALGRNYREQADNAEAAVAKTDRVVFWNSLILLVFVMFFVFSIVLSQTPESMVAAKANNIDVLTMISLQAHEPWLKFLIPLVAFIAIVSSYFGHFIGTREGLDGMIYRVATWSADSDAKARFNHKKLRRYTTIGMIIGLWLLAVVNPPILKIIGAMSAPIIALYCYIMPVMLMKRVPRLAIYRTRWAALVFLFGLVTIVGYGVAEFL from the coding sequence TTGAACGCGAGCCTTACCCGCTACGACATGGAATGGGTTTTGACCCTGTTCGGTACGGCCATTGGTGCCGGTATCCTGTTTTTGCCGATCCAGGCCGGGCTTGGCGGTATCTGGCCCATGATCATCCTGACGGTCATCATCTTCCCGCTGACCTATTATTCGCACCGCGGCATCACCCGCCTGGTTGCCTCGAACGAAACCGCCACCGACATTACCGGCGTGGTGGAGCAGGACCTGGGACGCAACGCCGGCTTCATCGTCAGCATCCTGTACTTCCTGTCGATCATCACCATCTGCGTGGGCTACGCCACCGGTGTCACCAACATCGTCAGCTCGTTTCTGGAAAACCAGCTCGGCATGGACAGCATCTCGCGCCCGATCCTGACCGGCATCCTGCTGACCGGCCTGACCGGGGTGATCCTGGCCGGTGAAAAGGTGGTGGTGAAGGTCACGTCGATCATGGTGTATCCGCTGATTGCCATCCTGTTCGCGTTGTCGCTGTACATGATTCCCTACTGGAATTTCTCCATGTTCACCGCACCGTTCGACGGTGGTCTGGTGGCCAAGAACCTGCTGCTGACCTTCCCGGTGCTGGTGTTCGCCATGAACTTCTCGCCGATCTGCTCGGCGCTGGGACGCAACTACCGCGAACAGGCCGACAATGCCGAAGCCGCCGTGGCCAAGACCGACCGCGTGGTGTTCTGGAACAGCCTGATCCTGCTGGTATTCGTGATGTTCTTCGTGTTCTCGATCGTGCTGTCGCAGACGCCGGAGAGCATGGTGGCGGCCAAGGCCAACAACATCGACGTGCTGACCATGATTTCGCTCCAGGCGCACGAACCGTGGCTCAAGTTCCTGATCCCGCTGGTTGCCTTCATTGCCATTGTCAGCTCGTATTTCGGCCACTTCATCGGCACCCGCGAAGGCCTGGACGGCATGATCTACCGCGTGGCGACCTGGAGCGCCGACAGCGATGCCAAGGCCCGCTTCAACCACAAGAAGCTGCGCCGCTACACCACGATCGGCATGATCATCGGCCTGTGGCTGCTGGCCGTGGTCAACCCGCCGATCCTCAAGATCATCGGTGCCATGTCTGCCCCGATCATCGCGCTCTACTGCTACATCATGCCGGTGATGCTGATGAAGCGCGTGCCGCGACTGGCGATCTACCGTACCCGCTGGGCCGCCCTGGTATTCCTGTTCGGTCTGGTGACCATCGTCGGCTACGGCGTGGCAGAATTCCTGTAA
- the serB gene encoding phosphoserine phosphatase SerB encodes MRHHLIVQAPNDPAPHLDTLVRLSRASRIETLVPGQAYRLCDAHTDSRLEIDAFCEAYPVDCAFVEDGRRWEDFRLLVSDMDSTLIAIECIDEIADMQGIKPQVAAITARSMAGELDFTASLRERVALLEGLPLSALEQVYRERLKLMPGARELVRACRDAGIRTLLISGGFTFFTDRLRDELGLDHAVANELEVVNGHLTGRLLGDVIDAQAKADWLVRLRDEMGLAPAQTIAMGDGANDLKMLAVAGLGVGMHPKPVVRQHADVSLRYVGLDGLPRLFAPAVS; translated from the coding sequence ATGCGCCACCATCTGATCGTTCAGGCTCCCAACGATCCGGCCCCTCACCTGGATACCCTGGTCCGGCTCAGCCGCGCCTCCCGCATCGAAACCCTGGTACCCGGCCAGGCCTACCGCCTGTGCGATGCCCACACCGACAGCCGCCTGGAAATCGATGCCTTCTGCGAGGCTTATCCGGTCGACTGCGCCTTTGTCGAGGACGGGCGCCGCTGGGAGGATTTCCGCCTGCTGGTCAGCGACATGGATTCCACGCTGATTGCCATCGAGTGCATCGACGAAATCGCCGACATGCAGGGCATCAAGCCGCAGGTTGCTGCCATCACGGCCCGCTCGATGGCCGGCGAACTTGATTTCACCGCGTCGCTGCGCGAACGGGTGGCCCTGCTGGAGGGCCTGCCGCTGTCAGCGCTGGAGCAGGTCTACCGCGAACGGCTGAAACTGATGCCCGGCGCCCGCGAGCTGGTCCGGGCCTGTCGCGATGCCGGCATCCGCACCTTGCTGATTTCCGGCGGATTCACCTTCTTTACCGACCGGCTGCGCGACGAGCTCGGACTGGACCACGCCGTGGCCAACGAGCTGGAAGTGGTCAACGGCCACCTGACCGGTCGCCTGCTGGGCGACGTGATCGATGCCCAGGCCAAGGCTGACTGGCTGGTGCGCCTGCGCGATGAAATGGGCCTGGCTCCCGCCCAGACCATTGCCATGGGCGATGGTGCCAACGATCTCAAGATGCTGGCCGTGGCAGGTCTGGGCGTCGGCATGCACCCCAAACCGGTGGTGCGCCAGCACGCTGACGTTTCACTCCGTTATGTCGGACTGGATGGTTTGCCGCGTTTGTTTGCACCGGCTGTCAGTTGA
- a CDS encoding type II secretion system F family protein — MQFSYRAARADGRIVKGVMVAANDLDLDQRLTRLGLVTLDARPQRAGLLDWLRRKTLPRQERIHFCFYLDQTLRAGVPLLEGLADLRDSASSPLFREILAMLVLDIEGGKRLSEALAEHPSVFDSVFVNLVATGETTGALPDVLARLADQLKWQDELIAQTRKILLYPAFVGTMLLLVIIFLMTYLVPQLVDFIRDIQKELPLQTRILLAVSDVFVHFGWLMPLVPLTLVAAYQALRRRSAAAALLFDSWKLRLKPVGPVYQKVILARFAATFALMYSAGVPVLTALQVCEQGAGNLRVAQALADSRRRITEGQGITDSMAASELFPPLVLRMLKIGEQTGALDTALANVGYFYDRDVKESIDRLQALIEPMLTVALGLLLALVMSAVLGPIYDMISNLSR, encoded by the coding sequence ATGCAATTTTCCTACCGGGCGGCACGCGCCGATGGCCGCATTGTCAAAGGTGTCATGGTCGCCGCCAACGATCTGGACCTGGACCAGCGCCTGACCCGGCTGGGACTGGTCACCCTCGATGCCCGTCCGCAGCGGGCCGGCCTCCTCGACTGGCTGCGGCGCAAGACCCTGCCGCGGCAGGAGCGCATCCATTTCTGCTTTTACCTGGACCAGACCCTGCGGGCCGGCGTGCCGTTGCTTGAAGGACTGGCCGACCTGCGCGACAGTGCCAGCTCGCCGCTGTTCCGCGAAATCCTCGCCATGCTGGTGCTCGACATCGAAGGCGGCAAACGCCTTTCCGAGGCCCTGGCCGAGCATCCGTCGGTATTCGACAGCGTGTTCGTCAACCTGGTCGCCACCGGCGAAACCACCGGCGCCCTGCCGGACGTGCTGGCCCGGCTGGCAGACCAGCTCAAATGGCAGGACGAGCTGATTGCCCAGACGAGGAAAATCCTGCTCTATCCGGCCTTCGTCGGCACCATGCTACTGCTGGTGATCATCTTCCTGATGACCTACCTGGTACCGCAACTGGTGGATTTCATCCGCGACATCCAGAAAGAGCTGCCGCTCCAGACCCGCATCCTTTTGGCCGTGTCCGATGTGTTCGTCCATTTTGGCTGGCTGATGCCGCTGGTGCCGCTGACGCTGGTGGCGGCCTATCAGGCACTGCGTCGCCGCTCGGCGGCGGCAGCCTTGCTGTTCGACAGCTGGAAGCTGCGCCTGAAGCCGGTCGGGCCGGTGTACCAGAAAGTCATCCTCGCGCGCTTTGCTGCCACCTTTGCCCTGATGTACAGCGCCGGGGTGCCGGTCCTGACCGCCCTGCAAGTCTGCGAACAGGGCGCCGGCAACCTGCGGGTGGCACAGGCGCTGGCAGACAGCCGCCGCCGCATTACCGAGGGACAGGGCATTACCGACAGCATGGCGGCAAGCGAGCTATTTCCGCCGCTGGTGCTGCGCATGCTCAAGATCGGCGAGCAGACCGGCGCGCTGGATACGGCGCTGGCCAACGTCGGCTATTTTTACGACCGCGACGTCAAGGAGTCGATCGACCGGTTGCAGGCCCTGATCGAACCCATGCTGACCGTAGCCCTCGGCCTGCTGCTGGCGCTGGTGATGAGCGCGGTCCTGGGACCGATCTACGACATGATCAGCAACCTTTCGAGATAA